A DNA window from Candidatus Roseilinea sp. contains the following coding sequences:
- a CDS encoding hypothetical protein (possible pseudo, frameshifted) has protein sequence MAIIFPFTAIVGQDRMKRALILNAIYPQIGGVLIRGERGTAKSTAARALAAILPEIDVIEDDPFSCDPANPASFTEDLKRRAAAGESFKIVRRKTRFVNLPVSATEDRVVGTLDIEKAIQKGEKHFEPGVLAAANRGVLYVDEVNLLDDHVVDLLLDVAAMGVNVVEREGISFSHPARFVLIGSMNPEEGDLRPQLLDRFALCVDIMGIRDPRARMTILERNLAFESDPAAFMKEWEPYEKALTLEIAEARARLPSVKHTQRDLATIANLVAGLGVDGHRADLVILKTARAHAAFMGRDAIAEQDILLAAELALPHRLKRHPFQDTEQAMATLSEKLRQIEQQAQAQAAADSQPPPQQPDAMAKKVSRG, from the coding sequence ATGGCCATCATCTTTCCTTTCACTGCGATCGTCGGACAAGACCGCATGAAGCGTGCGCTGATTCTGAATGCGATCTATCCGCAGATCGGCGGCGTATTGATTCGCGGCGAACGCGGGACGGCCAAGAGCACCGCCGCGCGCGCGCTGGCAGCCATTTTGCCCGAAATAGACGTGATCGAGGACGATCCGTTCTCGTGCGATCCGGCCAATCCCGCCTCGTTTACTGAGGATCTCAAGCGGCGCGCCGCGGCCGGCGAGTCGTTCAAGATTGTGCGGCGCAAGACGCGCTTTGTGAATCTGCCGGTAAGCGCCACCGAAGACCGCGTGGTTGGCACGCTTGACATCGAAAAGGCGATCCAGAAAGGTGAGAAGCATTTCGAGCCGGGGGTGTTGGCCGCAGCCAACCGCGGCGTGCTCTATGTGGACGAAGTCAACCTGCTCGACGACCATGTCGTGGATTTGTTGCTCGACGTTGCTGCGATGGGGGTCAACGTGGTGGAGCGCGAAGGCATCAGCTTCAGTCACCCGGCGCGCTTTGTGCTGATCGGCTCGATGAACCCGGAGGAGGGTGACTTGCGCCCGCAGTTGCTCGACCGCTTTGCGCTATGCGTGGACATCATGGGCATCCGCGACCCGCGCGCCCGCATGACCATCCTGGAACGCAATCTGGCTTTCGAGAGCGACCCGGCGGCGTTCATGAAGGAGTGGGAGCCTTACGAGAAGGCGCTCACGTTGGAGATCGCCGAGGCGCGCGCGCGGTTGCCCTCCGTCAAACACACTCAACGCGACCTGGCGACGATCGCCAATCTGGTCGCCGGCCTTGGCGTGGATGGCCACCGCGCCGACCTGGTCATCCTCAAAACGGCGCGGGCGCACGCTGCGTTTATGGGCCGCGACGCGATCGCCGAGCAGGACATCCTGTTGGCAGCGGAGCTGGCCTTGCCGCACCGCCTGAAGCGCCATCCCTTCCAGGATACCGAGCAGGCGATGGCCACGCTCAGTGAGAAGTTGCGACAAATCGAGCAGCAGGCTCAGGCGCAGGCTGCTGCCGATTCGCAACCGCCGCCCCAGCAGCCGGATGCAATGGCAAAAAAAGTGAGTCGGGGCTGA
- the pfkA gene encoding ATP-dependent 6-phosphofructokinase, with product MKRIAVVTSGGDVPGLNAAIRAVTRSALAYGVQVIGVHRGYEGLIAGEFTEMTSRDVGGLLRKGGTILGTSRSERFMTEEGRRIAKERLEQAGIEGLVVIGGNGTLAGAYQLYKLGVPLVGVPKTIDNDQYGTDTAIGVDTALNTIAEAVGRVKDTASSHRRAFLIEVMGRRCGYLALASGIICGAEMVLIPERPASPDDVARRIIEVSHIGKAHCIIIVAEGWPPGMRALKEHLLTNHVDEGFDVREVVLGHVQRGGTPTAFDRLLATRMGVRAVESLLDGSGIGHMVGLHGGQLSLVPLEVATSQQKPLSAEMLRIADMLCR from the coding sequence ATGAAGCGAATCGCAGTAGTTACTTCCGGCGGCGACGTCCCCGGCCTCAACGCCGCCATCCGCGCCGTCACGCGCTCGGCGCTGGCGTACGGCGTCCAGGTGATCGGCGTCCATCGCGGATACGAGGGACTCATCGCCGGCGAATTCACCGAAATGACCTCCCGCGACGTGGGCGGCCTCTTGCGCAAAGGCGGCACCATTCTGGGCACTTCGCGCAGCGAGCGGTTCATGACGGAGGAGGGACGTCGCATAGCCAAAGAACGGCTGGAGCAGGCCGGCATCGAAGGCCTGGTCGTGATCGGCGGCAACGGGACGTTGGCCGGCGCGTACCAGCTCTACAAGCTGGGCGTGCCGCTGGTCGGCGTGCCCAAGACGATTGACAACGATCAGTATGGCACCGACACGGCCATCGGCGTAGACACGGCGCTCAACACCATCGCCGAGGCGGTGGGGCGCGTCAAAGACACCGCCTCATCGCACCGGCGCGCTTTCTTGATCGAGGTGATGGGCCGACGATGCGGTTACCTGGCGCTGGCCAGCGGCATCATCTGCGGCGCGGAGATGGTGCTCATCCCCGAACGGCCGGCCTCGCCGGACGACGTCGCGCGCCGCATCATCGAGGTCAGCCACATCGGCAAAGCGCACTGCATCATCATCGTCGCCGAGGGATGGCCGCCCGGCATGCGGGCGCTGAAGGAGCACCTGCTCACCAACCACGTGGACGAGGGGTTCGATGTGCGCGAGGTGGTGTTGGGACACGTGCAGCGCGGCGGCACGCCGACGGCTTTCGACCGGCTGCTGGCCACGCGCATGGGCGTGCGCGCCGTCGAATCGCTGCTGGACGGCAGCGGCATCGGCCACATGGTCGGTTTACACGGCGGCCAGCTCAGCCTGGTGCCGCTCGAAGTGGCCACGTCGCAGCAAAAGCCGCTCTCGGCCGAGATGCTGCGCATCGCCGATATGCTGTGCCGCTAA
- a CDS encoding mandelate racemase, which translates to MAAKLKIVEVERITLNVPFTERCERLNAREVWNWRISEITRVVTDAGIVGYGETLPHYTWGRVSDEAIARVKGGNPADFLGDDALGAGLQMALYDVVGQALGVPVYRLLNLPKVRDWCPISWWNIDASPEDNAAEAQEAVARGYTSYKIKARPWWDVFAQVEAIAQVTPPHFRLDLDWNQMLINAGNAAPVLAELDREPRVAIYESPIMQRDVEGLRQLRSKTSRPIALHFGDPPFPIVARDQVCDGFVVGGGVSRVLREAAQAAAFDKPFWLQLVGTGLTTLMALHLGAVLPFAQWPAVNCLNNYADDLLAQPIEIVGGCARVPEAPGLGMPVDESALIKYRMDPPYALPKPRLLLEVIWPDNHRRFYADIWQVWVDAQHGNIPAQARGVRMATHPDDGSRAWADLFARAQAGPVVTRI; encoded by the coding sequence ATGGCTGCAAAACTCAAAATCGTCGAGGTTGAACGCATCACCTTGAACGTTCCTTTCACCGAACGCTGCGAGCGATTGAACGCGCGTGAGGTCTGGAACTGGCGCATCAGCGAGATCACGCGCGTGGTGACCGACGCCGGCATCGTCGGCTACGGCGAAACGTTGCCGCATTACACCTGGGGGCGTGTGAGCGACGAGGCAATCGCGCGCGTCAAAGGCGGCAACCCTGCCGACTTTCTTGGCGACGATGCGTTGGGCGCCGGCCTGCAGATGGCGCTCTACGACGTCGTGGGCCAGGCGCTGGGCGTTCCAGTTTATCGCCTGCTCAACCTACCTAAAGTGCGCGATTGGTGTCCGATCTCCTGGTGGAACATTGACGCCTCGCCAGAGGACAACGCTGCTGAGGCGCAGGAAGCGGTGGCGCGCGGCTACACGTCGTACAAGATCAAGGCCCGGCCGTGGTGGGACGTGTTCGCTCAGGTCGAGGCCATCGCTCAGGTCACGCCGCCGCACTTCCGGCTTGACCTGGACTGGAACCAGATGCTCATCAACGCCGGCAACGCTGCGCCGGTGCTGGCCGAATTGGATCGTGAGCCGCGCGTGGCGATCTACGAATCGCCCATCATGCAGCGCGACGTCGAAGGCTTGCGTCAGCTACGCAGCAAGACCAGCCGGCCGATCGCACTGCACTTCGGCGATCCTCCTTTCCCTATCGTCGCGCGCGATCAGGTTTGCGATGGCTTCGTCGTCGGCGGAGGTGTCTCGCGCGTGTTGCGCGAAGCCGCCCAGGCCGCAGCGTTCGACAAACCGTTCTGGCTGCAACTCGTCGGCACCGGGCTGACCACGCTGATGGCGCTGCACCTCGGCGCCGTGTTGCCCTTCGCCCAGTGGCCGGCGGTCAATTGCCTGAACAACTACGCCGATGACTTACTCGCGCAGCCGATCGAGATCGTCGGCGGCTGCGCCCGCGTGCCCGAAGCGCCCGGCCTGGGCATGCCTGTGGACGAATCCGCGCTGATCAAGTACCGCATGGATCCGCCGTATGCGCTGCCTAAGCCACGCCTGCTGTTGGAGGTGATCTGGCCGGACAATCATCGCCGTTTTTATGCCGACATCTGGCAAGTGTGGGTGGATGCGCAGCACGGCAACATCCCCGCGCAAGCGCGCGGCGTGCGCATGGCGACGCACCCGGACGATGGTTCGCGTGCGTGGGCAGACCTGTTCGCCCGCGCACAGGCCGGGCCGGTGGTCACGCGCATCTAG
- the rpmA gene encoding 50S ribosomal protein L27 — protein MAHKKGGSSTTNGRDSESKRLGVKRFGGQLVLAGNILVRQRGTKFKPGAHVGVGKDHTLFATADGVVVFDTLPNGSKRVSVRPVAVVKEGVQ, from the coding sequence ATGGCACACAAGAAAGGTGGCAGCTCCACAACAAACGGTCGTGATAGCGAATCGAAGCGGCTAGGCGTAAAACGCTTTGGGGGTCAACTCGTGCTGGCCGGCAATATTCTGGTGCGCCAGCGCGGCACGAAGTTCAAGCCAGGCGCGCACGTCGGCGTGGGCAAAGATCACACGTTGTTCGCCACGGCTGATGGCGTCGTTGTATTCGACACCCTGCCCAACGGAAGCAAGCGCGTCAGCGTTCGGCCGGTGGCTGTGGTTAAGGAGGGAGTGCAATGA
- the rplU gene encoding 50S ribosomal protein L21: MYAVVELSGRQYRVSPGDEIYVEKLEAEAGSELKLPVLLISDDDGVQVGKPRISGREISARVVGQEKGEKLIVFKYKPKKRYRKKIGHRQTYTKLKIMG, translated from the coding sequence ATGTACGCAGTGGTCGAATTGAGCGGGCGACAGTACCGCGTGTCGCCCGGCGACGAAATCTACGTCGAGAAACTTGAAGCGGAAGCCGGCAGTGAGCTGAAGCTGCCGGTCCTATTGATATCAGATGACGATGGCGTGCAGGTTGGCAAACCGCGCATCAGCGGCCGGGAAATCTCGGCGCGGGTCGTGGGCCAAGAAAAAGGCGAGAAGCTGATCGTCTTCAAGTACAAGCCCAAGAAGCGCTATCGCAAGAAGATCGGCCATCGCCAAACGTACACTAAGCTGAAGATCATGGGTTGA
- the mazG gene encoding hypothetical protein, with translation MNFSDYQRLSRRTAQYPSIGHAVIYPALGLTNEAGEVAGKIKKIFRDNAGVIGEADREALKAELGDVLWYLAQVCTELNLSLEDVAQHNLDKLASRQARGAIGGEGDER, from the coding sequence ATGAACTTCTCCGACTACCAACGCCTGTCGCGCCGCACAGCGCAATATCCATCCATCGGCCATGCGGTGATCTATCCGGCGCTCGGCCTGACCAACGAAGCCGGCGAAGTGGCCGGCAAGATCAAGAAAATCTTCCGCGACAACGCCGGCGTCATCGGCGAGGCCGACCGCGAGGCGCTCAAGGCCGAGCTGGGCGACGTGCTGTGGTATTTAGCCCAGGTATGCACCGAACTCAACCTATCGCTGGAGGACGTCGCCCAGCACAACCTGGACAAGCTCGCTTCGCGCCAGGCGCGCGGCGCCATCGGCGGAGAAGGCGACGAGCGATAA
- a CDS encoding hypothetical protein (possible pseudo, frameshifted) yields MHITASVFINDDESGLHHDFERWLEALAPEVPGPSHYRHNLTGEDNADAHLKRQVMGREVVVAVTDGRLDFGPVGADLLRRVRWDASQACAGQDHRRVTPTARAPPYRHSLAWCS; encoded by the coding sequence ATGCACATCACCGCCTCGGTGTTCATCAACGACGATGAGAGCGGCCTGCACCACGACTTTGAGCGCTGGCTGGAGGCGCTGGCGCCGGAAGTCCCCGGCCCGTCGCACTACCGACACAACCTGACCGGCGAGGATAATGCCGATGCGCACCTCAAGCGCCAGGTGATGGGACGGGAAGTCGTTGTGGCCGTGACCGATGGCCGGCTGGATTTCGGGCCCGTGGGAGCAGATCTTCTACGGCGAGTTCGATGGGATGCGTCGCAAGCGTGTGCTGGTCAAGATCATCGGCGAGTAACGCCGACGGCGCGCGCCCCTCCCTATCGGCACAGTTTAGCCTGGTGCTCCTGA
- a CDS encoding hypothetical protein (possible pseudo, internal stop codon, frameshifted): MLDNFGAKAAPLLEQARQEGRSPHELLTLASIVEREAVIPAERPIIASVFFNRLRVGQPLQADPTTQYALGYQPDQGTWWKKGLTLEDLKFVDPGGYNTYTNPGLPPGPIANPGLSSIQAVLQPAQTNFYYFVASCNGDGSHQFSVTFQEHQAKLCR, encoded by the coding sequence ATGCTGGATAACTTCGGCGCCAAAGCGGCGCCGCTGTTGGAGCAGGCCCGCCAGGAAGGGCGCAGCCCGCATGAGCTGCTGACCCTGGCGTCCATCGTCGAGCGCGAGGCGGTCATCCCGGCCGAACGGCCGATCATCGCTAGCGTATTCTTCAATCGCTTGCGGGTGGGGCAACCTTTGCAGGCTGACCCCACGACGCAATATGCGCTGGGCTATCAGCCGGATCAAGGCACGTGGTGGAAGAAAGGGCTCACGCTAGAGGACTTGAAGTTTGTGGATCCAGGGGGCTACAACACCTACACCAACCCCGGCCTGCCGCCTGGGCCGATTGCCAACCCGGGCCTGTCCTCCATCCAAGCCGTGCTCCAGCCGGCGCAGACTAACTTTTACTACTTCGTCGCGTCTTGCAATGGCGACGGCTCGCATCAGTTCTCGGTGACCTTTCAGGAGCACCAGGCTAAACTGTGCCGATAG
- a CDS encoding hypothetical protein (possible pseudo, frameshifted): MARTLALDIGNRRIGAAVSDVTKLIARPLCVIDRRREDAVARVLALVAEHEADEVVVGLPLHADGNISEQARQVQAFVEALGRAPRRADSLGG; this comes from the coding sequence ATGGCGCGAACGTTAGCACTGGACATAGGCAACCGCCGCATCGGCGCAGCGGTGAGCGACGTGACCAAGCTGATCGCCCGTCCGCTGTGCGTGATAGACCGCCGGCGCGAGGACGCGGTCGCGCGCGTCCTCGCGTTGGTCGCCGAGCACGAAGCCGACGAGGTCGTGGTCGGCCTGCCGCTGCATGCCGACGGTAACATCAGCGAGCAGGCCCGGCAGGTGCAAGCGTTCGTCGAAGCGCTTGGGCGCGCGCCTCGGCGTGCCGATTCGCTGGGTGGATGA